Sequence from the Methanobacterium alkalithermotolerans genome:
GTGGAACTCTCCAAACAGGTAAAAGTATCCGGGGATAATATTGAAGATGCAGAAAACCTTTTTAAAGAATCTATTGAATTAGGCCATGAGGGTATAATGCTCAAGGATCCCCAGGCACCATACATCCCCGGCATCAGGGGTAAGAAAATGCTTAAATATAAGGCTGAACCAGAATCCCTGGATCTGGTAGTGGTGGGAGGTACCTATGGTAAAGGTAAGAGAGCGCACGGGATAGGTTCCTATTTACTGGCCTTAAATGATGATGATGGTGAATTAAAAACCATTGCTCATGTGGCCACTGGCCTGGATGAAAATACCCTCCTGGAACTATCAAATCGAATGGAAGAACTGGCCATAGAAAGAAGGGGAAGGCAGATTAAAGTAAAACCCCATATTATCCTGGAAATTTCATATAGTGAGATTGTCAAAAGCCCGGAATATGAGAGTGGATACTCACTCCGCTTTCCGGTGGTTAAAAGAATCAGGGATGATCTCAGTATAGAAGATATTGATACGGTGGCCCGGGTAAATTCCATGTTCAAGAGGCCCTGATTATTATTAATATATTTAATGATAATACTTATTTTAAATTATCAGGGCACATCTTATTACTTTTTAAGGTAAATTTATATAATATAACATACTAATTTTAATTAAAGTAATACTAAATTATGTCCGGGTATTTTAATGCAACTTACAGATCAACAACTTTTTAAAATTGCTTTTTTAACTGCCATAATTGGAATGGTGGGGATGATAATCTTTGCTGGTGAAATAAGTCCACGTAGCATTAAAATTATAGAAATTAATCCGGGTATGCTGGATGAAGAAGTATGTATTGAGGGGCTGGTGGAAAAAGTAGAAAAAGCCTTTAAAAGTGATACATATTTTCTAACCATAAATGATGGCACAGGTAAAATTAGAATTGTGGTTTTTGAGAGCACGGTTAATGAAATAGAAAAAAATGGTTTTAATGTTCAATATTTTGATAAAAAAAGAATAAAAGTCACGGGAAGGGTCAATGAGTACAGAGGTAATATGGGTTTAGTTTTAAAAGATGCTA
This genomic interval carries:
- a CDS encoding OB-fold nucleic acid binding domain-containing protein; the protein is MQLTDQQLFKIAFLTAIIGMVGMIIFAGEISPRSIKIIEINPGMLDEEVCIEGLVEKVEKAFKSDTYFLTINDGTGKIRIVVFESTVNEIEKNGFNVQYFDKKRIKVTGRVNEYRGNMGLVLKDAKSLKILT